A window of the Lolium perenne isolate Kyuss_39 chromosome 7, Kyuss_2.0, whole genome shotgun sequence genome harbors these coding sequences:
- the LOC127311437 gene encoding protein GLUTAMINE DUMPER 6-like encodes MRPVREAAAALVGIDGGDDQAAAASAAGHVAHAHAGLWRTPTPYIFLGFALMMGLIAVALFMLVCTRRKPSTGVGASRRGSCATEEASASARGATISPLDREPKIVVIMAGDDMPSFIASARPLSFSGEPSKPDAA; translated from the coding sequence ATGAGGCCGGTGAGAGAGGCCGCGGCGGCGCTGGTGGgcatcgacggcggcgacgaccaGGCGGCGGCGGCATCCGCGGCCGGACACGTCGCCCACGCGCACGCGGGGCTGTGGAGGACGCCGACGCCGTATATCTTCCTCGGCTTCGCGCTCATGATGGGCCTCATTGCCGTCGCGCTGTTCATGCTCGTCTGCACCCGCCGCAAGCCGTCGACAGGCGTCGGCGCGTCGCGGCGGGGAAGCTGCGCCACGGAGGAGGCGTCAGCGTCGGCGCGGGGGGCGACGATATCGCCGCTCGACCGAGAgcccaagatcgtcgtcatcatgGCCGGCGACGACATGCCGTCCTTCATCGCCAGCGCCAGGCCCTTGTCTTTCTCCGGCGAGCCGAGCAAGCCGGACGCGGCCTAG